CTATTACAGAGAAAACTGATGATGGGCATGTTCCTCTATCTCAGGAGCAGCGATTTATCAGGTCTGATATTAAAGATTTTAAAGAAATTGAGCTTAATACAGGGCTGAATCATGGCTTTCTGTTTAAAGCTCTTGATGCCTGGATTCTTCCAACAAAAGAATGGATCAATCGTAAATAATATAGAGTAAATACAAGTAATTGACTTTATATGATTTGTTGGAAAACACAAGAGTATAAGACTTTTTTGCCTCGAATACACAAATAAAAAGTATTGTACTTTAAAATATCAATTGAAAAAGCCTTTTCTATGTACCCTTTAGTTTGTAAAAAAGAAATTAAGTTTACAAACTAAAGGGTACATAGATTTTATACAAGTAAACTCATTCGTGGATTAGTGGCCATCAAATAGGCAGTATTCAACTTTTCGCAGATAAGATCCTTGCGTCTTAAAAATATAAAGCCTGTTAGTCTTCTTTGCGCCCTTGCGCGTTCCAACAATTACTATCAGACGTTGGAATTGTCAGAAATACCTGCTTATTATTTACGATGAATACAAAGTAAAAAGAAAAATAAATCCTTATTTTTGTATTGTTCAATGAAAGACTACTACTATTTTCTCGGTATACCTCAGGATGCTTCGGAAGAAGACATCAAAAAAGCGTATCGGAAGCTATCTCTAAAATATCATCCCGATAAAAATGATAATGATGATTTCTTTGCAGACCGTTTCCGCGAAATTCAGGAAGCGTATGAAATGTTGAGTGATCCAATCAGGAGACGCAGTTATGATCAGAATTTAGAAAGTCATCAGCGAAGCTTTAGATATAATATTCCTCCTGCAATAAAGACTTTTACAGCGAATAAAATTCATGCAAAAAGAGGAGAGGAGATTATTATCAACTGGCAGACAAGCAATGCTGATGTAGTAAAGGTTTTGCCTTTCGGACTTGAAAAGCCATATGGGGAAAGGATCTTTAAGATCACAGAATTCAAAGATGGAAAATTTCAACTATTGCTTCACGCAACAAACTCATTATTGCATAAAACTGTAGTTCAGGGAATTACTATTACTGAGGTTTTTGAAAATGATACGGACAAATTCAAAAATACAGTGGAGGAAATGTTTAAATCACAACCGAGAACGGAGATCAACAAATCCGGGCAGCCTAAAATTGTAATGCTGTTTTGGGGTGTTATTGTGCTGGTGATCGCTTTATATTTCCTGATAAAGGAGTTTTTTTAAGCCATTTTCTTCCTTCCAGGACACTTTTTACATCTTTTCCCTTTCTTGAATTTTTTGCAGCAAGATTTCTTTTCGCAAAACATCTCTTCATTGTTAAATGCATACACAGGTGCCAAAGGCGGAACTTTAAACGGGACAATCATATTCATGGTGCAAATATATTAATTTAGAATAAATATAATTAATAAAATTTCATAAAATTCTTGAAACCTGATGAATAGCAATGCGGAGTCCTATTTATGAAGTGGATTGCCTTAAAACCGTACTCTGTTTTGTATGTGAATTTTCACATTTTCCATACCAATACTTTTATTTTTTACCTGTTGTAAATAAAAACAGATTTTTGCTATTTTAACTTTTACCTGAAAATTTCACCCAATTTCCAATGAATCTTCATTGTGTTATTGGTAATAAAATGATTGTATTTTTGAATACTGTTTGTAGAATTGAGACAATGGTTGTTTAAAATAGATTAAAATTTATCCGATTGTTATCAAAAGCTGATAGGTTTGTAATAAGTAAACTATTTAGTGAATTATCATGGAAAATATGCTGTTGTACAATCGTGTAAAAAATTGTAATTTTACCCATCTTTTTACAAACAAAATCTAATAAATAAAAATGAATACAGAACAGTTTGTGAGCCGTCACATTTCCCTAAATGAAGCCGATAAACAGGCGATGTTGGAAAAACTTGGCGTTTCTAGTATTGAAGAGTTAATTTCTCAGACCATTCCTTCTTCCATCCGTTTAGAAAAAGATCTTGAGATCTCAGAGCCACTTTCGGAATACGAAATGCTGAACCATTCTAAAGAATTGGCATCAAAAAACACTGATTATACAAGTTATATCGGTTTCGGATACCACAACACCCTTTTACCATCAGCTATTCAGAGAAATATCTTTGAAAACCCTAGCTGGTATACTGCATATACTCCTTATCAGGCTGAAATTGCACAAGGAAGACTGGAAGCTCTTCTTAATTTCCAGACTGTAGTGTGTGACCTAACTGGTTTTGGTCTTGCTAATGCTTCTTTGTTGGATGAATCTACTGCGGCTGCTGAAGCAATGCACATGTTCTTCAACAACAGAACTAAAGATCAGAAGAAAGGTGAAGCGAATAAATTCTTTATCTCTGACCTTGTATTGCCTCAGACAATCTCTGTATTAAAAACTAAGGCTGAAGGATTAGGAATTGAAATAGTTGTAGGAGATCATAAGACTCATGCATTTGATACCTCTTATTATGGTGTTCTATTGCAATATCCTGGTAAAAACGGAATCGTTCTGGATTATACAGAAAACATCGTAGAATATAAAAAATTAGACCTTCAGGTAGCAGTTGCATGTGATCCGATGGCTTTGGTGAAATTGAAATCACCGGCTGAAATGGGTGCTGACTGTGCGGTAGGTACTTCTCAGAGATTTGGTATTCCCTTAGGATACGGAGGTCCTCATGCAGCATTCTTTGCTTGTAGAGAAGAGTATAAAAGAGATATTCCTGGAAGAATCATCGGAGTTTCTCAGGATATGTATGGGAAACGTGCACTAAGAATGGCGTTACAGACTAGAGAACAGCATATTAAGAGAGAGAAGGCGACTTCTAATATCTGTACTGCTCAGGTTCTTTTAGCTGTAATGGCTGGTATGTATGCAGTGTACCACGGTCCAAAAGGATTAAACTATATTGCTGACCAAATCCATTTTAAAGCCAATGCTTTGAAAGGAGGGCTTGCAGCACTAGGGTATCAGGTAGTAGAAGAGCCTATCTTCGATACCGTGAAAATCACAATGCCGGAAGAAGAGAAAGGAAGACTGATGAGAATGATGCAGGATCACAGACTTAACCTTAACTACTTCACAGAAGGGGTTGTAAGCATTGCGATCAACGAAAGTACTACATTGGAGAAATTAAATTATCTGATGGCTTCTTTCGCTCAGTTCAAAGACAAGCAGACTTTCAAGTTAGAAATCAAAGAAGGATACAGCATTCCTGAAGAAAACCTTAGAAAGGATCAGATTCTTACAGAAGAAGTATTCAACAGATATCACACGGAGACAGAATTGATGCGTTACATCAAACGTCTTGAGAGAAAAGACTTATCATTGACTCACTCAATGATCTCTTTAGGATCTTGTACAATGAAACTGAACGCGGCTACTCAAATGTTGCCGCTTTCATGGGCAGATTGGGGAAGTGTACATCCGTTCGTACCGGTAGACCAGGCTGGAGGATATCAGCAAATGATTGCAGAGCTTGAAAAAGATCTTGCAACAATCACTGGTTTCGCAGGAACTTCATTGCAGCCAAATTCAGGGGCGCAGGGAGAATATGCAGGATTAATGGTTATCAGAGAATACCATATCTCAAGAGGTGATCATCACAGAAATGTAGTATTGATCCCTCAATCTGCACACGGAACTAACCCGGCATCTGCGGCAATGGCAGGAATGAAAATCGTAGTCGTGAAAAACCTTGAAAATGGTGAAATCGATTTCGAAGATCTTAAAGCTAAAACAGAATTACATTCAGCTAATTTATCAGCTGTAATGATTACATATCCGTCTACTTACGGATTCTTTGATGCTAATATCAAGGAAATTACTAACCTAATCCATGAACATGGAGGACAGGTTTATATGGACGGTGCCAACATGAACGCTCAGGTAGGATTTACAAGTCCAGGAAACATTGGAGCAGATGTTTGTCACTTAAATCTTCACAAAACTTTTGCCATTCCTCACGGAGGTGGAGGTCCTGGAGTAGGTCCAATTTGTGTGGCTAAGCACTTAGTACCATTCCTTCCTTCCAATGCAAACATCAAAATTGGAACTAAAGAAGCTATTGATGGTATTTCTGCAGCACCTTACGGTTCAGGATTAATTCTAAACATTTCTTATTCTTATATTAAAATGTTAGGAACTGAAGGTCTGAAAAAAGCGACAGGACATGCCATTATGAATGCTAACTACCTTAAGCTGATTTTAGCTGAACACTTCCCAATTTTATATTCAAACGAAAACGGAAGAGTAGCTCACGAATGTATCGTAGATTTCCGTCAGTTCAAATCTTTAGGAATTGAAGTGGCTGATGTGGCGAAGAGATTAATGGATTATGGTTTCCATGCTCCTACGGTTTCTTTCCCTGTTGCAGGAACATTAATGATTGAGCCTACAGAATCTGAAAGCAAGTCTGAAATTGATCGTTTTGCAGAGGCTTTAATCTCTATCAAGCATGAAATTGATGAGATTGCTAACGGACAGGCTGATCCGGCAAATAACGTATTGAAAAACGCTCCTCACACAGAACAATTGGTCATCTCTGATTCTTGGGATAAACCATACAGCAGAGAAAAGGCAGCTTATCCGCTAGAGTGGGTAAGAGATCACAAATTCTTTGCTTCTGTATCAAGAGTAGATGAAGCTTACGGAGACAGAAACTTAGTATGTACTTGTGAGCCGATTGAAGCTTATATGTAATCAGAGTTTTTTCCAGATATAATAAATCCCTCTCAGCAATGAGAGGGATTTATGTTTTTTTAGATACCATAATTCGGGAGACTTTACCTTAAACGGTCACTTTTTACAAATAGTAAAAGATTATTCACTATCTTTCTTTGTTTAATCTCAAATAAATATGAAAGTAATTGGTTTAATCGGGGGAATGTCGTGGGAAAGCTCGGTATTGTATTACCAGATCTTAAATAGAAAAACACGGGAAATTTTAGGAGGAAGTCATTCTTCTGAGTGTTTGATGTATTCGGTAGATTTTGGTGAAATTGCATTGTTGCAACATCAAGGAGACTGGGAAACCCTTGAGAAAAAGATGATCGCCGCTGCTCAGCGATTAGAGCGTGGTGGGGCTGATATTGTTTTGATCTGTACGAATACTATGCATAAAATGGCAGAAGCAATTGAACAAAATATAAATATTCCTTTACTACATATCGTAGACAGTACAGCAGCAGAAATTCAAAAGAAATCATATACGAAACTGGGAATGTTAGCTACCCAATTTTCGATGGAAGAAGACTTTTTAAAAAAACGATATAAAACGAAATATGGTATTGAAATAACTGTTCCCGAAGAAGACCAGAGAAATGAGGTACATCGGATTATCTATGAAGAACTTGTAAAGGGTATCATTAAAGAAAGTTCAAAACAATACTATTTGAAAGTTATTGGTGAGCTTGTGAAAAATGGTGCTGAAGCCATTATTTTGGGTTGCACAGAGATTGAATTGCTCATTAAGCAAGGGGATGTATCTATAGACCTCTTTGCAACTGCTCAAATACATGCTGAAAATGCAGTTGAGTGGGCTTTAACATCATAATATATAGAGTCTTCAACGGAGAGAAAAGCTTCTGATTTGGACAAGTATCCTACCTAAATAATTCTTTTATTTCTAAGATTTCAAATATAAATAAAGCCACTCCAAAATGGAGTAGCTTGTTGATGTGCTATATTTCTTTCTTTATCGTCTCTTATAGCTGTAAGCCACCAGAATGGCTACTCCCATAGTAAGAACGGTAATCATTGAAATCGTTTCAATGGAGATTCCACTTTTCATCTGTGTGTTTTCTTTTTCACAAGAATAAAAGAATAATACTGTCATCAATAGACAGCTCGATAGTAATTTTCTAATCATAATTGCATTTATTTGGTTATTAATGTTTTATAATCAAAAAGTATACCGATTTTATAGACTATAGGTAAAGTGTTTTTTAGTGCCTATTTAAATGATTATTTCTTTTTATTGCTGTTTCCTTCATCCCAATAATAGCTGTCCGGATAAATTCTGGCTCCAAATATTGCCGTTCCAATCCGCACAATAGTAGCGCCCTCTTCTATAGCTGTTTCAAGATCACTGCTCATCCCCATAGAAAGTTCATCCATTTCCACATTGGGAATGTTTTCACGAATGATTTCCTGTTGTAGGTTTTTAAGAATTTTAAAACATGGTCTTACCTTTTCTGCTTCTGAACTGAATAATCCAATGGTCATGAGACCTTTTACTTTCAATGTAGGGAATTCGGAGACTTTTCTGGTTAATTCAATAGCCTCATTTGGATCTGCTCCAAACTTACTTTCTTCATTCGAGGTATTTACCTGAATCAAAACTTCGATCGTTTTGTTCTCGGCTGAAAGTCTTTGATGCAGTTTTTCTGCCAGCTCTAAACGATCCAGTGATTGAATACAGATGACATCATATTTTAGAATATCTTTGATTTTATTAGTCTGAAGATGCCCGATAAAATGATTGATGTGGGGAGTTTCTTTTAAATCTTTATATTTTTCCTTCAGTTCCTGAACTTTATTTTCTGCAATAAAGGGTGGTCCGTTTTCCAGTGCTATTTTAATACGTTCCGCGGAAACGGTTTTAGTGGCCAGCAGAAGCTTAACTTCATCAGGATTTCTTCCTGCTTTTTCACAAGCATTTTTAATCCGCATATTGATGAGTTTCAGGTTGTGAAGAATGTCTTCTTTCATGACTGGATGGATTCTTTAGCTTCCAGTTTTTGAATTAAAGCTGTTTTTACAGCTGTTAAAGCATGGTCTTTAGCTTCTGCAAATGAAATAGAGTATTTTCTTTCAATCGCTCTCATATCCTCAGGGAATTGGCTGAGCAGGGTATCATAGAAAGTATTCAGAAACTCGGTGGAAGGCATTTCATAATGGATTCTAAGTTGAAAACGTCTTAGCAGAGCCGTATCAATAATCTCAGGGTGATTGGTAGCACACAGTAAAAGCGCGTTTTCGGGATAATAATCAATAAGCTGCAGTAAAGTATTCACCAGTCTTCTCATTTCCCCAACATCTTTATCATCACTGCCTCTTGCTTTTCCGATCTGATCCAGTTCATCAAGAAAAAGAACAGATCTTTCTCTTGCAGCTTTATCAAAAATCATTTTAATATTTTGGGAAGTTTCCCCAATTCTGGAGGAAACAATATTGCTTAAATTTAAAATGATGATGTTTTTTCCAAGCGCATTGGCAATTGCCTTTGCTGTCATTGTTTTTCCGCATCCTGAACTTCCCTGAAGAAGGATTTTATGATTCACGGGAAGGCCGTACTCCTGAAGTTCCTTGCTGTAAGTATGTTCCTTAATAAGCTGTACAAGCTGATCTCTGTTGTTTTTATTGAGAAATACATCGTTAAGGCTTACCTGGTCTTTATCTTGAATAATAAGGTTGTACAGATTCATGATGACAATTAATAGTTTCTTGAATCTAACAAAGATAAGGCTTTATTACATGACGCAGAGCATCCTGATTGAGAATAAACGGGTAGGCCAGGGAGAGCGTTATTAATGATGAGTAATGAGTAATGAGTAATGAGTAATGGTGTGGTTTTAATTGTGTTCTCTTTTTCAAAGTATAGATACATTGAATGTCCAGCTTGATGGAAACTGTTTTCATTATCAAAAAAATAAATCCGAGCATGAGTTCGGATTTATTCATTTGGATATTAAAATTTGTTATGAAACTAAGATCTTTTTGTTATGTTTTTGGGCCCTTTTACCACATTGGTAAAAGAGCGATCTGATCTCTCAGAGTAAAAACATAAAACAATATAATTAGTATAGTTTTGCTATAGGCTTATTGATTTTAATGATTAGTTTCTTTCTCTTCTTACTGTCATGAAATATGATGAGAATACTACTAAACATGTTGCGATACCGATATAAGTTACCATTTTGTATTATTTTTAATTATTTGACTTTTTTTTATTAATCTTTCAATTGCAATATTACAGCTTTCAAATCACGTGCCAAAGTAAAACACCATGATGTATATCAGTGTGTTATGGGTGTTTTATTTAATTTTTAAGAGATTTTTTGTTTACATTTTGTTAATGTATTATTGTGAATTTATTAATATATTTATTACTTCGCCTTTAAAAAAATATGAAAACGTTAACCGTTTGCAGACTTATATATTAGACTTGATAAAACAAACAATAAATAATGCGGCGCATAGTATCGGTCTGAAGTGAAGTTTTATTGTGTAAAATTTCAGCGTAAAAAAGATTTCTATGTTAAGGAAATTTATTTTTATCGGTGATTTTTGCGTTGATTTTTTTTGTCAGTTGTCAGAATCTATGACATTTTGATGATGTCAGAAGCGGAAATGCCGCTCTCATTTGTCATCTTATTGGGATTTAAATCTAAACTAAGCAAAACGAAATATAGAACTTGAGGACTTCTTTTTGAAAACAAAAGAAAGCTTTTGTTACTTTTGTATAAATAATACTTTATGGGACGCAGTTATCTTTTTTTGGCTTTGGCCATTGTATTTGAAATCATAGCCACTACCTTTCTGAAAAAATCAGAAGAGTTTTCAAAATTATGGCCATCCGTTGTTACGGTAATAGGATATGCCTGCGCTTTTTATTTTTTAAGTTTGAGCCTTCGTCAGATTCCGGTGGGAGTTACGTATGCCATCTGGTCTGGAGTAGGAATCGTTTTCATCACAATCATCGGAGTGGTGGCCTTTAAACAGGTTCCGGATCTGCCTGCCATTATCGGAATAGCTCTCATTATTTTAGGAGTAGTTGTCATTAATGTGTTTTCAAAGATGGGAACCCATTAAATAATAATATCTTGTGTGGTTTGAAGCTGTTTCCAGTGTTGTGATCTGCTTTTATACAGAAAAAATTTTCCCAACTTATATTTGAATTGTAAATAACCACGGAATTCAATTCCATTAAATAAGGTGTAGGGAATTTCCGGATTTTCTTCTAAAGACTGTTTTATCCCTTCAGTGAATACAGTAGGACCTGTAGTAGCATGTACATTATTAGGATAACAGTGGTTTTCTATATTATAAAGCATTAGTTCCAGTGTTTTCTTTAAAAAAGGATGATCTTTTCTAAAAATAAGTGCCCATTGAACATATAGATTTTCGTGTCTTTCCCTACTGAGTACTGCTTCATCTTCATCTTTAATAAGTCGCCTAAAAGGTTTGGTGATTGTACTGTCTACATCCAGATATACTCCTCCTTTTTTGTACAAAATCGCATATCTGAAAAAATCTGCTTTTGCTGCACCAATGGTGAGCCTGTTATAACAGTCAATATATTGTGGTGGAAATTCTTCAGACAAAAATTTTACGATATCATGATCATCATAGAAAAAATATTGATACTCAGGATTTTTCCTTTTCATATTCCAAATGTGAAATTTTGTAAGTAAAGGCAGCTTTTTTGTTTTAAAAGTCTGAAATATTTGTTTGGGTATAGCCATATTCTTTTTTTATCATCATTAGTAGTTAAGCATGAAATTGCTTTTATTAATGTGATTCATGTTTTAATAAGTTTTCATGAAAAAGAAGTTAATGGTAGTTTTAATGGAATAGTTTTATTAGTATTTTGATTATATTTTGCAAAAATGGTTAAATCTTTATGTTCTAAATGTTGCATTTAAAGCTTTGCTTTTCTTTAAAAATTTATAAATTTTAGAAAGTAATTCACTGTCATTGAAATTGTTATAACTGTGTTTTTATTTTTCTATCAGGTACAAAACTAAAGTGACCAGATTAGAAGTTCTTTGGAATAGAATTAAAATATCATTAAGGAGATTAAAATGATATTAGAAAATTGTTAAGAGAAATTATTATAGGAAAATAAGCAGTAAAGAAAGTAAGAGAGGGTAGAGATAATCGCCAGATAATCCCGTAAATTACTTGGTGGAATTGATTTATTGAGAAATATGTGATGTTTTTTAAACTGTTCGTAGATCTTTGTAAGAAATTAACAAGTGATAATCTGAATAATCTTTGCCGTTAATAACATGATAAATGGATGCTATTCTTTAATAAGTTGCTGGTCATTTTCACAATAAAAACTTCTTCTCTTTCCAATTCCTGTTTTTTTCTTAATCAGCTTTTGTCCACATACTGGACAGACTGATTTTGTATGAACCAGCCAGTGTTTTTTCAGCGTAAATTCTCTTTTCCATTCAAGGAATTCGAAACTGTAATTTCTGGCTTCTGCAATAAGTTCCTTTCGCTTTTTAGCAGGAAGATTCCCTATTAAGCTTTCCGGTTGTACACCAATTCTGAAAAGAACTTCATTCTTAATGATATTTCCAACACCTGAAAATATATTCTGATCCATTAAAGCATCACATACCATCATTTGTGGATGGGCTTTCAGCTTCTTTTCAGCTTTTTCAGGATTCCATAGATCGCTCATCACATCTGCTTCCCAGTCTATAGTGGAAAGAAATTCCAATTCAACAGTTTTTACAGAGCAGGTATAAAAATACATCCCTTCGCTTGAGAAAAGCAGCGCTAACCTTAAGCTCTTGTCCGGTTTCGTCTGCTCGTTAATACTATAAGACCCAAACATCAATAAATGAATACGAATGGCCGATTTTTCAAAGACCAGATAGGTTTGTTTTCCAAAAGTGCGGATCTCACGAAGCATTTGACCCATAAATGCTTCCTTGTCAAATTTTGCATTGCCAGATGCTTCTGTTACTTTATGATCAACAAATTGCAACAGGTTTTCTTTCATTAAAATAATAGATGGACCTTCAGGCATGGTGTTACTTTTCTTGTAAAAGTTCAAATACTATTCCGTAAAATTAAAATATAGAATTCACTATAGCCGGAACTTAAAATACTGATTGAATTATTCCATTTGTCATTCCGTAGGAACCTCACTAAAGCATTTCCAAAATCCAGAACCAGATTCCTACAGAATAAAAATAATACGGTTGATATCTATTGTTTTTGTCCTACAAAGCGGATCACAGAGCCTGTTCCGTTGTGAAATAATCCTTCCTTAAGTTCAATCTCTGTTTCCTGAAGCTCTATGATAGAGTAGTTAGGGAAATCTGCTTTAATTTCTTCTATAGAAAATAGGTCATCAATGTCTCTTGGACCACCTACCTTTTCGTTTTTTGTGACGTAATCAAGATGTTTTTTACTGAAAGCTTCGAAAATAATAAATCCACCTTTTCGAAGATATTGATCCAGCATTTGATGGATGGATGATTTAATATCTGCTGGAAAATGAGCATAAATAAGAGCAATTACATCAAATTGTTGTTTATGATAACCCAATGTTTGGAGTTCTCCCACCTGATAATCAATGGTTACATCATTCTGCTCTGCAAGTTGCAAAGCTTTGTGTCGGCCTTGTTCACTAATGTCAAAAGATGATGCTTTCCAGCCCTGTAATGCTGCGTAAACAGAATTTCTTCCCTCACCGTCAGCAGGAAACAGAATGGTGCCGGGTTTTAATTTTTTGAGTTGTTCTTCCAAATAATTATTGGGAGCTGTTCCATATACAAATTCCTCGTGGGTATATCTTTCATTCCATTTGTCAAGCCATGCGTTGTCTTTCATTTTTAATAGTTTAAGTTGTATCAAATGTAGGATCTTTTTACCTGTATTAACTAACGGAAAAAACTCTGATGGCAATAGATTTTTTGAATGATAATGTCTGCTTAATAAATATCTAAATACTATTCCATACAATTAAAATTTGGAGTAATTTTGAAAAATGATGAATTTAAACCAGATTTTCACCAATCAACGTACAGGAAACAATCCACATACTAAAGCTTCAAGAACTGATTTTCAAAGGGATTTCGATAGGATTATCTTCTCTTCTGCATTCAGAAGACTGCAAAATAAAACCCAGGTTTTCCCTCTTCCCGGAAGTGTTTTTGTACACAACAGGTTGACACATTCCCTGGAAGTATCATCTGTGGGAAGAAGTTTAGGAAGTATTATTGGTGAATTCATTGCTGAGGACTATAAAAATGAACTTAC
This Chryseobacterium sp. G0162 DNA region includes the following protein-coding sequences:
- a CDS encoding J domain-containing protein, with the protein product MKDYYYFLGIPQDASEEDIKKAYRKLSLKYHPDKNDNDDFFADRFREIQEAYEMLSDPIRRRSYDQNLESHQRSFRYNIPPAIKTFTANKIHAKRGEEIIINWQTSNADVVKVLPFGLEKPYGERIFKITEFKDGKFQLLLHATNSLLHKTVVQGITITEVFENDTDKFKNTVEEMFKSQPRTEINKSGQPKIVMLFWGVIVLVIALYFLIKEFF
- the gcvP gene encoding aminomethyl-transferring glycine dehydrogenase yields the protein MNTEQFVSRHISLNEADKQAMLEKLGVSSIEELISQTIPSSIRLEKDLEISEPLSEYEMLNHSKELASKNTDYTSYIGFGYHNTLLPSAIQRNIFENPSWYTAYTPYQAEIAQGRLEALLNFQTVVCDLTGFGLANASLLDESTAAAEAMHMFFNNRTKDQKKGEANKFFISDLVLPQTISVLKTKAEGLGIEIVVGDHKTHAFDTSYYGVLLQYPGKNGIVLDYTENIVEYKKLDLQVAVACDPMALVKLKSPAEMGADCAVGTSQRFGIPLGYGGPHAAFFACREEYKRDIPGRIIGVSQDMYGKRALRMALQTREQHIKREKATSNICTAQVLLAVMAGMYAVYHGPKGLNYIADQIHFKANALKGGLAALGYQVVEEPIFDTVKITMPEEEKGRLMRMMQDHRLNLNYFTEGVVSIAINESTTLEKLNYLMASFAQFKDKQTFKLEIKEGYSIPEENLRKDQILTEEVFNRYHTETELMRYIKRLERKDLSLTHSMISLGSCTMKLNAATQMLPLSWADWGSVHPFVPVDQAGGYQQMIAELEKDLATITGFAGTSLQPNSGAQGEYAGLMVIREYHISRGDHHRNVVLIPQSAHGTNPASAAMAGMKIVVVKNLENGEIDFEDLKAKTELHSANLSAVMITYPSTYGFFDANIKEITNLIHEHGGQVYMDGANMNAQVGFTSPGNIGADVCHLNLHKTFAIPHGGGGPGVGPICVAKHLVPFLPSNANIKIGTKEAIDGISAAPYGSGLILNISYSYIKMLGTEGLKKATGHAIMNANYLKLILAEHFPILYSNENGRVAHECIVDFRQFKSLGIEVADVAKRLMDYGFHAPTVSFPVAGTLMIEPTESESKSEIDRFAEALISIKHEIDEIANGQADPANNVLKNAPHTEQLVISDSWDKPYSREKAAYPLEWVRDHKFFASVSRVDEAYGDRNLVCTCEPIEAYM
- a CDS encoding aspartate/glutamate racemase family protein yields the protein MKVIGLIGGMSWESSVLYYQILNRKTREILGGSHSSECLMYSVDFGEIALLQHQGDWETLEKKMIAAAQRLERGGADIVLICTNTMHKMAEAIEQNINIPLLHIVDSTAAEIQKKSYTKLGMLATQFSMEEDFLKKRYKTKYGIEITVPEEDQRNEVHRIIYEELVKGIIKESSKQYYLKVIGELVKNGAEAIILGCTEIELLIKQGDVSIDLFATAQIHAENAVEWALTS
- a CDS encoding YggS family pyridoxal phosphate-dependent enzyme — encoded protein: MKEDILHNLKLINMRIKNACEKAGRNPDEVKLLLATKTVSAERIKIALENGPPFIAENKVQELKEKYKDLKETPHINHFIGHLQTNKIKDILKYDVICIQSLDRLELAEKLHQRLSAENKTIEVLIQVNTSNEESKFGADPNEAIELTRKVSEFPTLKVKGLMTIGLFSSEAEKVRPCFKILKNLQQEIIRENIPNVEMDELSMGMSSDLETAIEEGATIVRIGTAIFGARIYPDSYYWDEGNSNKKK
- a CDS encoding AAA family ATPase, with product MNLYNLIIQDKDQVSLNDVFLNKNNRDQLVQLIKEHTYSKELQEYGLPVNHKILLQGSSGCGKTMTAKAIANALGKNIIILNLSNIVSSRIGETSQNIKMIFDKAARERSVLFLDELDQIGKARGSDDKDVGEMRRLVNTLLQLIDYYPENALLLCATNHPEIIDTALLRRFQLRIHYEMPSTEFLNTFYDTLLSQFPEDMRAIERKYSISFAEAKDHALTAVKTALIQKLEAKESIQS
- a CDS encoding DMT family transporter yields the protein MGRSYLFLALAIVFEIIATTFLKKSEEFSKLWPSVVTVIGYACAFYFLSLSLRQIPVGVTYAIWSGVGIVFITIIGVVAFKQVPDLPAIIGIALIILGVVVINVFSKMGTH
- a CDS encoding glycosyltransferase family 32 protein, encoding MKRKNPEYQYFFYDDHDIVKFLSEEFPPQYIDCYNRLTIGAAKADFFRYAILYKKGGVYLDVDSTITKPFRRLIKDEDEAVLSRERHENLYVQWALIFRKDHPFLKKTLELMLYNIENHCYPNNVHATTGPTVFTEGIKQSLEENPEIPYTLFNGIEFRGYLQFKYKLGKFFLYKSRSQHWKQLQTTQDIII
- a CDS encoding DNA-formamidopyrimidine glycosylase family protein translates to MPEGPSIILMKENLLQFVDHKVTEASGNAKFDKEAFMGQMLREIRTFGKQTYLVFEKSAIRIHLLMFGSYSINEQTKPDKSLRLALLFSSEGMYFYTCSVKTVELEFLSTIDWEADVMSDLWNPEKAEKKLKAHPQMMVCDALMDQNIFSGVGNIIKNEVLFRIGVQPESLIGNLPAKKRKELIAEARNYSFEFLEWKREFTLKKHWLVHTKSVCPVCGQKLIKKKTGIGKRRSFYCENDQQLIKE
- a CDS encoding class I SAM-dependent methyltransferase, producing the protein MKDNAWLDKWNERYTHEEFVYGTAPNNYLEEQLKKLKPGTILFPADGEGRNSVYAALQGWKASSFDISEQGRHKALQLAEQNDVTIDYQVGELQTLGYHKQQFDVIALIYAHFPADIKSSIHQMLDQYLRKGGFIIFEAFSKKHLDYVTKNEKVGGPRDIDDLFSIEEIKADFPNYSIIELQETEIELKEGLFHNGTGSVIRFVGQKQ